The DNA window TGTCCGTTCTCATTGATTCTGGGGCATTCTCATTGAATCTGGGGTAAGTGCGTGTCTTTCTCATTGAATCTGGGGCACGAGGCTTAGCGTTTATGTGTGCTGACGTCGGCTGTTTCGGCTGGGCCAGGTGTAGCGAGTGCAGTGGACTTGGAGTTCAACACCCGCGAGGGATGCACGCGGCAATCGCTGGACCGATGTGCTGCAACCCGGTTTGAGTTGGACTGTTCACCAGTGCGGAATTTCCCCTCGTTTCGAGGTCAGCGTAACTTTCCCGGGCTGTGGTGGTTCGCCACAACCGGCGCACATGTAGGTCACGAGTCCTGGGTAGAACGTGACCAGTTGATGGCGTTGGATGCCGATCCGGATGTTGTTGGTGTTCTGTCGCAACCATTTTGGATTCATTGGCGTGACGGCACGCGGCATGCTCCTGACTACTTCGTGCGGCGCCGCGATGGATCTGTCGTCGTAGTCGACGTTCGTGAGGACGACCGGATCTCTGACGCTGATCGGGACGTGTTCGATCGGTCTGCCGCCACGTGCGCGATGGTCGGTTGGGATTACCTGCGTGTCGGTTCCCTCGATCCAGTGCTGCGGGCGAATCTACGTTGGTTGTCGGGTTATCGGCATCCGCGAGTATTGAAGATCGGTTTGGCTGATCAACTGGCGGAGGTCTTCGCTCGGGTCCGTCCGTTGATGGCTGGTGTGCACGCGGTCGGGACTCCTTTGGTGGTGCTGCCCGTACTGTTTCATCTGCTCTGGCACGGCCGTTTAGTTGCCGATCTGCAAGGAGCGGCACTTGGCGACGACACGGCGATTGGCCTCGGGACCGGGTGGTGACCTGACGTGCGAACGGGTGTCGTCCGAGAGGGAGACGAAATCCGTTTATCAGCAGGTGTTTTCACCGTCGTAACCCTGTCGGGCGGATCAGCTCGACTGGTTGACGCTGTCGGCGAGCAGATTGTGGTGCCGCTCTCGCAGCTGATGGTTGATCCGGCATTGGAATTGGTGTCGGGGTCGCGACCGCCACTGTGTTCTGAGGAAATGCTGGCTGGCATTCCCGAGGCAGCCGTCGAGCAAGCACGGTGGTGGGAGCGCCACATCGTGGAGATCCTCAGCGGCCGCCCGCCTGGGACGGCCGCGGGCATTCGTCCCCGCCCAGAGTTCGACACGGCGAAACGATCTCTGCGGCAGCGTGAGCTGGCCAAGTTGGACGAGCTGCGTGCCGCCGGCCACGACGTGAGTCGGAATGCGTTGCAGCGTCGCCGATTTGCCTACGAACGGGACGGGCTCCTGGGAGTGGTTGACGGGCGCCATAATCGGCGGCGCGCGGTATTCGGCCGTGTGGACGACCGTGTCGTCGCCGCGGTGCGGGATGCGATCGAGGGCGAGACCGACCTGTCAACGGGAACGGTGCAGCGTCTGCAACGGCGGGTCGCCAAGACGCTGGTGGCCACCTATGGTGCCGACGACGCGCCCGCGATGCCGTCGCAGCCCACCTTCTACCGGCTGGTCAAGCGCCTCGCGGAAGGACGGCACACGTTCGGGTCAGCACGGACGCGGCGATCGCTGTCCAAGCAGCCCGATGGCCCATTCGGGTCGATCACCGTGGTGCGCCCCGGCGAGATGGTGGAAATCGATTCAACCCTTCTGGATGTACGGGTAGTGCTCGATGACGG is part of the Mycobacterium sp. 050128 genome and encodes:
- a CDS encoding TnsA-like heteromeric transposase endonuclease subunit, with product MLTSAVSAGPGVASAVDLEFNTREGCTRQSLDRCAATRFELDCSPVRNFPSFRGQRNFPGLWWFATTGAHVGHESWVERDQLMALDADPDVVGVLSQPFWIHWRDGTRHAPDYFVRRRDGSVVVVDVREDDRISDADRDVFDRSAATCAMVGWDYLRVGSLDPVLRANLRWLSGYRHPRVLKIGLADQLAEVFARVRPLMAGVHAVGTPLVVLPVLFHLLWHGRLVADLQGAALGDDTAIGLGTGW